One window from the genome of Myxococcales bacterium encodes:
- a CDS encoding DUF433 domain-containing protein: protein MRWEDRISIVPSVRSGKPCIKGTRIAVFDILEYLAGGMSEDQILADFPSLIRDDIRAALAFAAARERRLANPEAA from the coding sequence ATGCGCTGGGAAGACCGGATTTCGATTGTTCCTTCAGTTCGAAGCGGCAAGCCGTGCATTAAGGGAACCCGCATCGCGGTCTTCGATATTCTCGAGTACCTCGCGGGGGGGATGAGCGAAGATCAGATCCTTGCAGATTTCCCATCACTCATACGCGACGACATCCGCGCGGCGTTGGCGTTTGCGGCGGCGCGAGAACGTCGCCTCGCCAACCCCGAGGCGGCGTGA
- a CDS encoding amidohydrolase family protein, translated as MPAAAATTALPGQTLRIDADACVVGSDGTQTDVRLAPTSLLAVDGVIVAVGAPAEIDADPRAVDAVRLSWRDKAMLPGTVNTHNHSFQSLLRGIGDDLPFLQWRDRALYRFSPGLSARDIETGALLAFGEMLLHGVTSVCDFFYINGGDNERVDAVLRAAQRLGIRAVLARCFYDWDGAPAIYRETIGAAADNARALHKQWHDNERLRTQVHVAPHSLHGASQGMIEMGSAVAGELGVPWHIHLAEESYQVDAAVARYGQRPMHAVAAMNVDVARMIAVHACWFDEGERELLAARGGSLAYCPGSNMFLGDGITNIPHLLRLRVPVGLGTDGGCSNNRVSVFDEMRMCGLLQKVAATDGQAMTAEQCLALGTRRAANVLRLPVGLLTPGMRCDVVAVDLGDPSLWPAQALAKNVVYALASRAITDVVVDGDVVVRDRALVNVDLAEIRARVSELTATWQP; from the coding sequence GTGCCTGCAGCCGCCGCCACGACAGCCCTACCCGGCCAAACCTTGCGCATCGACGCCGACGCCTGCGTCGTGGGCAGTGATGGCACGCAGACCGACGTGCGCCTCGCGCCAACGTCGCTGTTGGCGGTGGATGGCGTGATTGTCGCGGTAGGCGCGCCCGCCGAAATCGACGCCGACCCGCGCGCGGTAGACGCCGTGCGCCTTTCCTGGCGCGACAAGGCCATGCTGCCCGGCACGGTCAATACGCACAATCACAGCTTTCAGTCGCTGCTGCGCGGCATTGGCGATGACCTGCCATTTTTGCAATGGCGCGATCGCGCGCTGTATCGCTTTTCGCCGGGGCTCTCGGCGCGAGACATTGAAACTGGTGCCCTGCTCGCCTTTGGCGAGATGCTGCTGCACGGAGTAACCAGCGTCTGCGATTTCTTTTATATCAATGGCGGCGACAACGAGCGCGTCGATGCGGTGCTGCGCGCGGCACAGCGGCTCGGCATCCGCGCCGTGCTCGCGCGGTGTTTTTACGATTGGGACGGTGCACCCGCGATTTATCGCGAGACGATTGGCGCGGCCGCAGATAATGCACGCGCGTTGCATAAACAATGGCACGATAACGAACGCCTGCGCACGCAGGTGCACGTCGCGCCACACAGCCTGCACGGCGCGTCGCAGGGCATGATCGAAATGGGCAGCGCGGTGGCCGGCGAGCTCGGCGTGCCGTGGCACATCCACCTCGCCGAGGAGAGCTATCAAGTCGACGCCGCGGTGGCGCGCTATGGCCAGCGCCCGATGCACGCGGTGGCGGCCATGAACGTCGACGTTGCGCGCATGATTGCCGTGCATGCGTGTTGGTTCGACGAGGGCGAGCGCGAACTGCTCGCGGCGCGCGGTGGCAGCCTAGCTTACTGCCCCGGCTCCAATATGTTTCTCGGCGATGGCATCACCAATATTCCGCATTTGCTGCGCCTGCGCGTGCCAGTGGGGCTTGGCACCGACGGCGGCTGTTCGAATAATCGCGTCAGCGTGTTCGACGAGATGCGCATGTGCGGCCTCTTGCAAAAAGTCGCCGCGACCGACGGCCAGGCGATGACCGCCGAGCAATGCTTGGCGCTCGGCACGCGCCGCGCCGCCAACGTGCTGCGTTTGCCAGTGGGGCTGCTCACGCCTGGCATGCGCTGCGACGTGGTGGCGGTGGACCTTGGCGACCCCAGCCTGTGGCCGGCGCAGGCACTGGCCAAGAACGTCGTCTACGCGCTGGCCTCGCGCGCCATCACGGACGTCGTGGTCGACGGCGACGTGGTGGTTCGGGACCGCGCCTTGGTGAACGTCGACCTCGCCGAGATTCGCGCCCGGGTTAGCGAGCTAACCGCGACCTGGCAGCCGTAG
- a CDS encoding DUF5615 family PIN-like protein, with protein sequence MKLLLDENISPSLVPLLGSQSLQADHVETLRLRGAADVEIWDYAKHHGYVIASKDSDFRQLSSLFGHPPKVIWLAVGNAATRAIATLLIDNLAQLQAFHDDAEASMLVLRPR encoded by the coding sequence GTGAAACTTTTGCTTGATGAAAATATAAGTCCGTCGCTTGTGCCCTTGTTGGGCTCACAATCCTTACAGGCTGACCACGTTGAAACGCTACGCTTGCGCGGTGCCGCTGACGTGGAAATTTGGGACTACGCCAAGCACCATGGATATGTGATTGCCTCGAAAGATAGTGACTTTCGACAACTGAGTTCGCTGTTCGGCCATCCACCTAAGGTCATCTGGCTGGCCGTCGGCAACGCTGCGACACGCGCTATTGCTACCCTCCTAATCGATAATCTCGCGCAGCTCCAAGCCTTCCACGACGACGCAGAAGCGAGCATGTTGGTGCTGCGACCGCGCTGA
- a CDS encoding DUF692 family protein, protein MIDAAAARPNSRQIKVGLTLMPSKDWLVAAKPLLIGNYVEALEWSWDVETTQPPWALGLIEYFAGQGALYGHGVMYSAFSAEFEPRQQAALEKTATLRQLASAVHITEHVGFSTIKGMLRGAPLPSPPCRASVQTARDQLGRIADAVGRPVGVENLALAISMDDVALQGDMIEEILVASDAPFVLDLHNLYCQAINFSIPAEQLLRALPLHRVREIHVSGGRMHAVAGGATKRRDTHDQLVPEDVWTMLRQCLPQCPRVEVVFLERLAGTLQGQADELFLDFQRMKREVDTFLTASSDLHAGREFGDEARVTRQPLPHPSEAHELAAYQQAFVGLLRKLPSVVTAHHASELRTALAAATPSFAGYAISINDDMLIIAHAAFSRWHKVF, encoded by the coding sequence ATGATTGACGCCGCGGCGGCAAGGCCGAACTCGCGGCAGATTAAGGTTGGGCTGACGCTCATGCCTAGCAAGGATTGGCTGGTCGCCGCCAAACCCTTGCTCATTGGAAATTACGTCGAGGCGCTGGAATGGAGTTGGGATGTCGAAACAACTCAGCCCCCGTGGGCGCTCGGCCTGATCGAATATTTTGCGGGCCAAGGCGCTCTCTATGGCCACGGCGTGATGTATTCGGCATTTTCGGCCGAATTTGAGCCACGGCAACAAGCCGCGCTCGAGAAGACCGCGACGCTGCGCCAACTCGCCTCCGCGGTGCACATTACCGAGCACGTCGGGTTTTCCACTATCAAGGGCATGCTGCGTGGTGCACCGCTGCCGTCGCCGCCCTGCCGCGCTTCGGTGCAAACGGCGCGCGATCAGCTCGGCCGCATCGCCGATGCCGTTGGACGTCCGGTCGGCGTGGAAAATCTAGCCCTCGCGATTTCCATGGATGATGTCGCGTTGCAAGGCGACATGATCGAGGAAATACTAGTCGCAAGCGACGCGCCATTTGTTTTGGATTTGCACAATCTCTACTGCCAAGCGATTAATTTTTCGATCCCGGCCGAACAACTGCTGCGCGCCTTGCCACTGCACCGGGTGCGCGAAATTCACGTCTCGGGCGGTCGCATGCACGCGGTCGCCGGTGGCGCCACTAAGCGGCGCGACACCCACGACCAGCTGGTGCCAGAGGACGTGTGGACCATGCTTCGGCAATGTCTGCCGCAATGCCCGCGCGTTGAGGTGGTATTTTTAGAACGACTCGCTGGCACCTTGCAAGGCCAGGCGGACGAGCTGTTTCTCGATTTTCAGCGCATGAAGCGCGAAGTCGATACGTTTCTCACCGCTTCAAGTGATCTCCATGCTGGGCGCGAATTCGGCGACGAGGCTCGCGTGACCCGGCAACCCTTGCCCCACCCCAGTGAGGCGCACGAGCTAGCCGCTTACCAACAGGCGTTTGTAGGGCTGCTGCGCAAGCTCCCTTCCGTTGTCACGGCGCACCATGCGTCCGAGCTGCGAACGGCACTTGCCGCCGCGACGCCATCGTTTGCTGGCTACGCTATTTCCATCAACGACGACATGCTAATCATTGCCCACGCGGCGTTTTCGCGCTGGCACAAGGTATTTTAG